In Myxococcus stipitatus, the following are encoded in one genomic region:
- a CDS encoding fumarylacetoacetate hydrolase family protein — translation MGIHIARFKAGGEVRWGWVRAGQVVPISGQYASLAEFLEVGRERAWALSAGGAAKGLPLAEVEVLSPVTSPCNVVCQGQNYRSHMLEVGQDPDAKDFNQFFRKASSSLTSSTANIVRPQRVRMLDYEIELGLVIGRGIHGPTRVTRERLHEVVAGVVMGNDVSARDLQLIEGQWHKAKSFRTFCPVGPFLYLLAPEDHGRLMDMRLSLSVNGELRQSASTSEMIYPPEETLSELSEVMDLFPGDLVLTGTPSGVAAGRTVSRLARGVGSFIRLFLSDRTLAKLILKSSNTAAYLKEGDVIRASISSPDGAIHLGMQENRVVAQELMAAAEEPVPVVRVGGI, via the coding sequence ATGGGTATTCACATCGCGAGATTCAAGGCAGGGGGCGAAGTCCGCTGGGGCTGGGTGCGAGCGGGGCAGGTGGTTCCTATCTCCGGGCAATACGCCTCCCTGGCCGAGTTCCTGGAGGTCGGGCGGGAGCGTGCCTGGGCCCTGTCGGCTGGTGGAGCCGCCAAGGGGCTGCCCTTGGCCGAGGTCGAGGTGCTCAGCCCTGTGACGTCCCCCTGCAATGTCGTGTGTCAGGGGCAGAACTACCGCAGCCACATGTTGGAAGTGGGACAGGACCCGGACGCCAAGGACTTCAACCAGTTCTTCCGCAAGGCGTCCTCCTCGCTCACGTCGAGCACGGCCAACATCGTCCGTCCCCAGCGGGTACGGATGCTGGACTATGAAATCGAGCTGGGGCTCGTCATTGGCCGGGGCATCCATGGGCCCACGCGGGTGACGCGCGAGCGGCTGCACGAAGTCGTGGCCGGGGTCGTGATGGGCAATGACGTCTCCGCCAGGGACCTTCAGCTCATCGAGGGGCAGTGGCACAAGGCGAAGAGCTTCCGGACATTCTGCCCGGTGGGGCCCTTCCTCTATCTGCTGGCGCCCGAAGACCACGGCAGGTTGATGGACATGCGACTGTCCTTGTCCGTCAACGGTGAACTCCGGCAGAGCGCGAGTACATCGGAGATGATCTACCCGCCCGAGGAGACGCTCTCGGAGCTCTCCGAGGTCATGGACCTTTTTCCGGGGGACCTCGTGCTGACAGGAACTCCCAGTGGCGTGGCCGCGGGGCGGACGGTGTCCAGGCTGGCCCGCGGCGTGGGGAGCTTCATCCGCCTTTTCTTGTCGGACAGGACGCTGGCGAAGCTCATCCTGAAGTCGAGCAACACCGCCGCCTATCTGAAGGAAGGCGATGTCATCCGCGCCTCCATCTCCAGCCCCGATGGCGCCATCCACCTGGGGATGCAGGAGAACCGCGTCGTCGCGCAGGAGTTGATGGCAGCGGCGGAGGAGCCGGTACCCGTGGTTCGAGTGGGAGGAATATGA
- a CDS encoding SAM-dependent methyltransferase, with protein MSQDKRKADRTAMGVAMWRALGAREGDARVRNPDFMAAEFLDPVSRALLAVAPVRAWFKSHFGRKLPGAYGFATARTLHLDSLFLQALGEGVRQVVLLGAGYDSRAYRFRERLGGARVFEVDLPSTQQRKKERLGALLGSMPDWVTYVPIDFDKQRLEEVLPGAGFDSRLRTFFLWEGVCMYLSEEGVQQTLGFVVRNAPPGSSIAFDYVALGALRGDVRYPDSRQWGSALAAMGHPMTFGIEEDESEAYLRQQGLELVSRIGSADMERAYLTKSNGELLCHTSNILNIVHARVAGPGGVASTP; from the coding sequence ATGAGCCAGGACAAACGCAAGGCGGATAGGACCGCGATGGGTGTGGCGATGTGGCGGGCGCTGGGGGCACGTGAAGGAGATGCGCGCGTCCGCAACCCCGACTTCATGGCGGCGGAGTTCCTGGACCCTGTTTCACGTGCGCTCCTGGCGGTGGCGCCCGTTCGCGCGTGGTTCAAGAGCCACTTCGGACGCAAGCTGCCTGGGGCGTATGGCTTCGCCACGGCGCGAACGCTCCACCTGGATTCGTTGTTTCTCCAGGCGCTCGGCGAAGGGGTGCGTCAGGTGGTGTTGCTCGGCGCGGGGTATGACAGCCGGGCCTACCGCTTCCGGGAGCGGCTTGGGGGGGCTCGAGTCTTCGAGGTGGACCTGCCGTCGACGCAGCAGCGCAAGAAGGAGCGTCTGGGGGCGTTGCTGGGCTCGATGCCTGACTGGGTCACCTATGTGCCCATCGACTTCGACAAGCAGCGGCTCGAGGAGGTGCTACCCGGTGCGGGGTTCGACTCCAGGCTGCGGACGTTCTTCCTGTGGGAGGGCGTCTGCATGTACCTCTCCGAGGAGGGGGTCCAGCAGACGCTGGGCTTCGTGGTGCGCAACGCTCCGCCCGGCAGCAGCATCGCCTTCGACTACGTGGCCCTGGGTGCGCTGAGGGGGGATGTCCGCTATCCGGATTCCCGCCAGTGGGGAAGCGCGCTGGCGGCGATGGGACATCCCATGACGTTTGGCATCGAGGAGGATGAGTCGGAGGCCTACTTGCGCCAGCAGGGGTTGGAGCTGGTCTCGCGAATCGGGTCCGCCGACATGGAGCGGGCGTATCTGACGAAGAGCAATGGGGAGTTGCTCTGCCACACGTCGAACATCCTGAACATCGTCCATGCGCGGGTCGCTGGACCTGGGGGAGTTGCGTCCACTCCGTAG
- a CDS encoding carbon-nitrogen hydrolase family protein, giving the protein MDLLRVAALQLRSRNGRVQDNLEHARPFIRQGVAQGARLLLLPEFYSTGYLQSPEVWHWGETLDGPTVHFMREEASRGNVFLGASLLEVDGEDFFNTFVLVSPAGRVDRVRKRRAPSYESYWFRGSGDDPCVIDCSLGRISVGICADNHFSDMAACIESSRSQLHLMPHCYCVGKANPWTFPRALVEASCRQMESLPVRYARHFGVPVVLANQCGPWESPLPGLMGLMVKTDRFLGRSSIVSAQGERLRALGEAEEGVIVDTVALRSANHVEDERLVSSAQGAWGWSSLGEPAFSTASLALKVRLMEWRGRRAYERSMERRRCALRVQEECRSASSSRVDARVHSI; this is encoded by the coding sequence ATGGACTTGCTTCGTGTCGCGGCATTGCAGCTCCGCTCGCGCAACGGCCGTGTGCAGGACAACCTGGAGCATGCGCGGCCCTTCATCCGCCAGGGCGTGGCCCAGGGGGCGCGGCTGTTGCTCCTCCCGGAGTTCTACTCCACGGGATATCTGCAGAGCCCCGAGGTCTGGCATTGGGGGGAGACGTTGGATGGGCCCACCGTCCATTTCATGAGGGAGGAGGCGAGCCGGGGGAATGTGTTCCTGGGGGCCTCTCTTCTCGAGGTGGATGGGGAGGACTTCTTCAACACCTTCGTGTTGGTCTCACCGGCGGGGAGGGTGGACCGGGTGCGCAAGCGAAGGGCTCCCTCCTATGAGTCGTATTGGTTCCGGGGCAGTGGGGATGATCCGTGTGTGATTGATTGCTCGCTGGGGCGGATAAGCGTGGGCATCTGCGCGGACAACCATTTCAGCGACATGGCGGCGTGTATCGAATCGTCTCGGTCTCAGCTTCACCTCATGCCGCACTGTTACTGCGTGGGAAAGGCGAATCCCTGGACTTTTCCGCGAGCGCTCGTCGAGGCGTCCTGCCGGCAGATGGAGTCGTTGCCGGTGCGGTATGCGCGTCACTTCGGTGTTCCGGTGGTGCTCGCGAATCAGTGCGGGCCTTGGGAGAGCCCGCTCCCGGGCCTCATGGGGCTGATGGTGAAGACGGACCGGTTCCTGGGGCGCTCGTCCATCGTATCGGCGCAGGGGGAGCGGCTTCGCGCCCTGGGGGAGGCCGAGGAGGGCGTCATCGTCGACACGGTGGCGTTGAGGTCCGCGAATCATGTGGAGGACGAGCGGCTTGTCTCCAGTGCCCAGGGGGCGTGGGGTTGGTCGTCGCTCGGGGAGCCCGCGTTCTCGACGGCGTCACTCGCGCTCAAGGTTCGCCTGATGGAGTGGCGGGGGCGCCGGGCGTATGAGCGGAGCATGGAGCGCAGGCGGTGTGCGCTGCGCGTCCAGGAGGAGTGCCGGAGCGCTTCTTCCAGTCGAGTGGACGCCCGTGTCCACTCGATTTGA
- a CDS encoding sigma-54-dependent Fis family transcriptional regulator, translating to MPTPLTELALGLEAERLTRERDFFRQLLELGGREEIEPFLEEALSMVVALSGARRGYIEVQDEPGRSDQASTFSLAHGYYDAEVDGVRAAFSRGVIAEAIATGRTILTDSALSDPRFQKRDSVVRNRTEAVLCAPIGVSPPMGVIYLQDREKAGSFSTEDCGLVETFARHLAAFADRLLLKRRRRDAADPTWRARASLRAEGVIGRSPALAHVLEQLALVAPKEVTVLLTGASGTGKTQLARVIHENSPRRAGRFVDLNCATFVESLVESELFGAVRGAHSTATRGMPGKISAANRGTLFLDEVGELPLAVQAKLLQFLQDRVYYPLGSDKPERADVRIIAATNVDLRAAVAQRRFREDLLYRLDVMPVHVPPLSARREDILDIAEHFCQRACARHGLPPLRLSVGAARAVELAEWPGNVRELENKVEAAVIRAGEGATQVELRHFFPETRPASSGDGGSAGREIHGSFQEETRRFQKQLVQRALNDTDWNVSEAAERLDLSRAHLYNLIAAFGLKRG from the coding sequence GTGCCCACCCCCCTGACCGAACTTGCCTTGGGTCTTGAAGCCGAGAGGCTCACACGTGAGAGGGATTTCTTCCGGCAACTGCTGGAGCTGGGCGGCCGGGAGGAGATTGAGCCCTTCCTGGAAGAGGCGCTCTCGATGGTGGTGGCGCTCTCGGGCGCGCGCCGGGGTTATATCGAAGTCCAGGATGAGCCGGGCCGCTCGGACCAGGCCTCGACGTTCTCATTGGCCCATGGCTACTACGACGCGGAGGTTGACGGGGTGCGTGCCGCCTTCTCGCGGGGCGTCATCGCGGAGGCGATCGCGACGGGCCGCACCATCCTCACGGACTCCGCGCTGAGTGACCCGCGGTTCCAGAAGCGCGACAGCGTGGTGCGCAATCGCACCGAGGCCGTTTTGTGCGCACCCATCGGTGTCTCGCCCCCCATGGGGGTCATCTACCTCCAGGACCGGGAGAAGGCGGGCTCGTTCTCCACCGAGGACTGCGGGCTGGTGGAGACCTTCGCGCGGCATCTGGCCGCCTTCGCGGACCGGCTCCTGCTGAAGCGCAGGCGGCGGGACGCGGCGGACCCCACCTGGCGGGCGCGGGCCTCCCTGCGCGCGGAGGGTGTCATCGGGCGCAGTCCCGCGCTCGCACATGTCCTGGAGCAACTGGCGTTGGTGGCCCCGAAGGAGGTCACCGTGCTCCTGACGGGCGCGTCGGGGACTGGCAAGACGCAGTTGGCCCGCGTCATCCATGAGAACAGTCCTCGGCGGGCGGGGCGCTTCGTCGACCTCAACTGCGCCACGTTCGTCGAGTCCCTGGTCGAGAGCGAGCTGTTTGGCGCGGTGCGTGGCGCGCATTCCACGGCGACGCGTGGGATGCCGGGCAAGATTTCCGCGGCGAATCGCGGCACGTTGTTTCTCGACGAGGTGGGGGAGCTGCCCCTGGCGGTGCAAGCCAAGCTGCTCCAGTTCCTCCAGGACCGGGTGTACTACCCGCTGGGCAGCGACAAGCCCGAGCGCGCCGACGTGCGCATCATCGCGGCGACCAACGTGGACCTGCGGGCTGCCGTGGCGCAGCGGCGGTTCCGGGAGGACCTGCTCTACCGTTTGGATGTGATGCCCGTCCATGTGCCCCCACTGTCCGCCCGGCGCGAGGACATCCTGGATATCGCAGAGCACTTCTGCCAGCGGGCCTGTGCTCGGCATGGCCTGCCTCCGCTGCGCCTGTCCGTGGGCGCGGCGCGGGCGGTCGAGCTCGCGGAGTGGCCGGGGAATGTCCGCGAACTGGAGAACAAGGTGGAGGCCGCGGTCATCCGCGCGGGCGAGGGCGCCACCCAGGTCGAGTTGCGGCACTTCTTCCCCGAGACCCGGCCTGCTTCTTCGGGGGACGGCGGCTCCGCCGGGCGCGAGATCCATGGCTCCTTCCAGGAGGAGACGAGGCGCTTCCAGAAGCAGCTGGTGCAGCGGGCGTTGAACGACACGGATTGGAACGTGAGCGAGGCCGCGGAGCGGTTGGACCTGTCTCGGGCGCATCTCTACAACCTCATCGCGGCGTTTGGCCTCAAGCGCGGCTGA